DNA sequence from the Oryza brachyantha chromosome 5, ObraRS2, whole genome shotgun sequence genome:
caaagaaaaaaaaaactaagtttTCCTTTTgcattatttaaattttgtttttttaaaaaaaaagatgcatcTATGAAAGGCTTAAAATCATCTGATCACTACgctaatttttataattgttaGTTTTCACTTAATAGGTTGGTGCCCCCTCTATCGAAATCGTAGCTCCATTACTACAAGCGCACTGCTTTCGGATGGGGTTAGGGCACATTAAAGGGCACTTATTGCCACTCGCTGACGTGGTAGAAAGAGataatagaagagagaaaatgagTTATTTTTggtgttcatatatatttagacctgtgtaaatatatatttagtgcttcatttaggtgtctaaagatttgatgtgatgtttttttaactaaacaaggcctaaaaatAGGATTGCTTTCTTATAATAAGGAAAGACTGTCAAAATTTCAGTATTTTTTAGGTTGTACCGTAAATTTCAAAGCGTTTAGTACATAGGAGAATTAAGACTCAAAGATTTCACATCTAATTTTCAAAATACACGTTAGACttctcttttaatttttataaaactgCTCGTTTTTTCACTCATACTTGAaagctttattttatttttaaccaaacCGATAGGTTTCTAATCTTGTGCCAAAAATGGTACAccttcgttcatttttacttcAAACTGATAAAtttcattagaaaaaaaatcaaaattctgTTATTGGTTTGCTTTAAACCGGCTATTAGGATtcatattcttaaaaaaaataactcatcCATTGGGTTAAGATAACTTGAAAGCAACAAACATGGGGATCATATTTGGAGACTGGATCCAGTCTCCTGTCTGTACTTACTACACGTGTTcataggattcaaattttgattcaaGACTCAGTACACCTTGTTCGCAGGATTCAAATGTTGATTAGGACTCGGCTTTTCCACACATCATTCAGTGTTCACGAATTTCGCATCCTTCCAACGGTTTTGTAAAACCTGACGTACAGTACGAGGAACTTGGCATAATGAACATGACGTACATTCACTATTCTGCTTTGGGCTATCTCCAGTGCGATGAACAGCCAGAGACCCAGATTGTAATTAACGAAAATCATCGCACTGAACACCCAGGATGACGTTCATTCAAAGCTTAACATCAACATTTAAAGTACTGGGATAACTAACTGTATTAAGATTGGAAATAATGTATGAATCAACCGCGTCATAGAAATATTGGCAAggtcaaaatttggtaacaaAACCTTGCTAGGCTAAGGAGAAAACTGAGCTTTTGAAAATAGCCCAAAAAAACAGAATGAttctctctctaaaaaaagaatgatgtTTGTATGTAAAAATAGTATAATCATGTCTAATAGAGCTTCAGTTGGCAAAACGCAGGCGCCAGGCGGTGAACAGCGCCATCTATAGTGCAATTTATAAGCTGCTGGAGTCCCTTCCATGGATGAAGCTCCTGGCCCAATCGGACACTACCAGCATCCTCGTGCGCCAGCTGAATTGCTTGCTGCATTTCATATAAGAGCATGTGAGGGAAGATGAAATTTGAAAGGAAAGCATAAAACAGGGTGGCATTATTAATACCTGGCATAGACAGAATACCATAGCCATTGGGTGCTGTGACCAACATGTATCCAATCACCTGGCAATTGAGCGGCTGTTTGCTCCCCACCCAATGGGGCAAACTGGCCAAGATGCCTGTACCTGTAAACCATTAGGGTGACATTTTAGTAAGTGCTGAATTCTGAATGCCATGCAACAAAGGTCttatcaataaatatgtagctatgtttataaatctTACAAAACGCAGAAGTATGGGTCCATTTGGTTATTGGACACTGCTAATGCTACCAACGTTTTTTGGCTATGGCAAGATTTGACCattccaaaaattttggtatggtACCTTTGTCTGGTGTGCTATCAAAAGGATAAAATTGCCAACTCAGACAGTAAATATTTTGCAAGGCCAATTTTTAGCTAGACCTATTATTATATGACTAATTTATTGGTATTGATTGGGGTTCTAAACCAAATAAGCCCAATTAATCTTTATCAACattaatatagttattttcaCTTGGTCCCTAATGTATGGATTCATTCCTTAAATGTACGGATGCATAGACAGCAAGGAAAACATACCTGAAAGGTTTGAACCGATGACGCCCTGTGCCTCTGATTCTCAACGGACCTTCAGGGTTCTCTTCACAGTATTTCATCCTGTTGAAGCAGTTTGCCAGATAGGTTCCCTCTTGCGAAGCAACCTGAAAAGTGCCAAATACAAGAATTAATACAAGAATGCATACAACGTAGGGAAAAAAACCAATTGCAGGTATGATGCTGAAGTATATATTTCCCTATGTTCATGGGGCATACTCTGTTAAATTGCTGGCATGTAATGGTAGGCGTGAATTACTACCTGAGCTGTTGCTGGGAGCATTTTAACTTGCGAGTCCACTCGAGCAAGGGCTTTCTTGAATTCCTCTATGTCCAGCTCTTTTGACTCCTTAATAGGGTTCCCGTCTGAACCTTTGAGAAGATCATGGAAGTCCTTCATTTGGTTGGTTTTAAGGTATAACTCAACCTGTGGGTACCTCACATAGATGTCGCCaagaacattttttattttctttatagtCAAAGTACCAGAATTGTCCTTGTCTGCTACCCGGAAAATAGCAGCAACATCTTCCTGAGTATACATATCAACAAAATACATTAAGAACGCCAAAAAATCATAGTTGACAATACATGAAATTTGCTTGCTAAAATTTTTGCTGCATTTATCTTAAGTTGGCATTTCTAGCGCTGAAAAATCATTTAGAATCAAGTAAACCTGAAACATactccaaaaaattttgaagatCGGCTGTGGAAGGAACAACAGTGTCAGAATTTAAGTACAGACAATAGTTGCAAAATGTTTGATATGGCTAAACTTCAAGCAGATTTTGAAGTTTGCAACTCATAATATCAATgcatttgtaattttttgtaATGTTGTCAAATATGAAGTTCTTTCCAAAACAAAGACTTTTGAAGTAATCGACTAAAAACATAACACTTGAAAGGGTTACTGCTGTAAGTAGGCCACACATTTAGATCACAATCACAGTAAATTGGTCAGTTTGGATTTAGAGTAAGCAAACTTACTGAACAGGTGATGAAACATGCGTAAATTGTGATAAACAGAACTGTGCCATAACACATTGATATGTGGTGTTTGATAATGACCAAATATATTGTATTCTTTTTTTGAACGAAACATTGCTATCTTCTAATGGAGCAGCACAGACGTACCATAACTTTTCTTTGAGTAATTGTTGCACAATCACCGACAGCATATACATCATCACATCCGTGGACTCTAAGCCACTCATCAGTAGCTAACACACGCCGGTTTGCCTACAAAAGAAGTACATTGGCAACATACAGAAGTGCATGTTGAAATATATTCTCTTTTTGAGTTCTGTACGAGATATACCTGACCAACTTGCTTCATGAAATCCATGATGATAGGACGGGTTCCAATACCAGTAGACCAAACAGCCATGCCATAAGGCACAGCAATCTCTCCAGTTGCAGAATTAGTCATAGTGATAGCTTTATCAGACACCTTCACAACCTTAAAGTTCGTCTTCAAATCTATACCTGTCCTCTTGAACTTATCTTCAGCAAATTGGGTGATTCTCTTGTCAAACCtgtataaaacataaaaaatgtcGTGAAGAATGTCATAGAGCTGCagtaagaaacaaaaaatatcttaaatttgaaggcCCCTACATGTATAAGaatcaactataaaataaacactttgctatattatataataacaTGTGTACTTACCAAAAATGCCTATTTTTGGTTCAAGTAAAAAAGTGGTTGTTCATGAAGGCTCACATTACTAGCATAAATCTAAAAACGGAAATGTTCGGCAATGGTTCAACAAGTACAGATGTCAAGGTCTTACATTGTAAGGATATGATCTCCAGCTTCAATTACAGAAATATTCACATACTTCTTCACATCAGGATACAACTTTGCCAAGTCCTCATTGACAAAGTCATGAAGCTCTGCAGCAAATTCTACACCTGTTGGGCCACCACCAATAACAACAAAATGAagattcttcttcctctcttcctcggttAGGTTTGGAAGGGACGCTCTTTCAAAACATTTCAGGACGCTCTTCCTAATTTTTTGAGCATCTTCTACTTCCTACATGACATATGAAGAATCAATTCACCAT
Encoded proteins:
- the LOC102711886 gene encoding external alternative NAD(P)H-ubiquinone oxidoreductase B3, mitochondrial-like — translated: MSASGGLSLVRRAAEAVRRTPRWQKRLVVLTVGVGSLTYACQDNQVLQINDGTGKKKVVIVGTGWAGATFLRNIDTSLYDVHVVSPRNYFTFTPLLPSVTCGTVEARSIVEPIRNIVRKRGGAFRFWEAECYKIDPTNKKIHCRSDNGTNVDGSGEFVVDYDYLVVAVGARPNTFNTPGVVENCHFLKEVEDAQKIRKSVLKCFERASLPNLTEEERKKNLHFVVIGGGPTGVEFAAELHDFVNEDLAKLYPDVKKYVNISVIEAGDHILTMFDKRITQFAEDKFKRTGIDLKTNFKVVKVSDKAITMTNSATGEIAVPYGMAVWSTGIGTRPIIMDFMKQVGQANRRVLATDEWLRVHGCDDVYAVGDCATITQRKVMEDVAAIFRVADKDNSGTLTIKKIKNVLGDIYVRYPQVELYLKTNQMKDFHDLLKGSDGNPIKESKELDIEEFKKALARVDSQVKMLPATAQVASQEGTYLANCFNRMKYCEENPEGPLRIRGTGRHRFKPFRYRHLGQFAPLGGEQTAAQLPGDWIHVGHSTQWLWYSVYASKQFSWRTRMLVVSDWARSFIHGRDSSSL